TCCATCGCTTCCAGTTTTTCAAGCACACGACCGATTTGAATATCGATGTTTTCGCTACAGGCGAATTCTCGTCCAAGTTCATTTCTTATCGTGCGTTCGTCCCGGTTGAACCATACTCCGCTCACGCGTTCTTCGTCTCTAGCGCCTGGTAATCGAAAAGGGAAGGGGTGCTCAGGAAGGTAGTTGAGTGGAAGTGGTGGTTGTTTGGGATGGGCTTCAGGAAGTGAATCCGGATCAGTATGGTTGGTTGCTCCGTAGTTCTCGAGAAGTTCCGGTTTTCCATCGCGTGTGTCGTGCGGATGAGAAAATCCAAAGTAGATCAGGAACGGATCTTTATCATTTGTTGTCTCGCGCTCGTTTAAGTAATCCAAGACTTGTTCTCCATGCCAGGCGCTCCCACTTTCGTCCGTTCCCCCTCGTTTATCGGCGTCCCGACGCACGGAAAATTGAGCGTTGGCCTCCTCATAACTGTTACCCGGTTTGCAGGTTCTCATGGTAGCGTAACCAGCCCGGTTGAACACCGCGGCCATGGTATTCTTAACCAGGTCAGGTGGCACCATCTCCGGATTGTTCCAATGCGGATTGTCGTCCTTTCCTGGCCGATTGGGTGCATGCCACAACGTCCGCCCCGACATGATCATGTGCCTGGAAGGTGTGCAAACGCCACTCACCCAGGCTCCCATGTGGTAGGCCCGATCGATCACCATGCCTTCATTGGCTAGGCGATCAATATTCGGTGTGTTTAAAGCCGAGCTTGGGTCGTAGGCCTTCAGGTCAAACGGTGCCTGATCATCGGCGATAATGAAAAGGATGTTTGGACGTTTGGCTTCCTGTGCGAGAGTTGTGAGGTTGAAT
The sequence above is drawn from the Verrucomicrobiota bacterium genome and encodes:
- a CDS encoding sulfatase-like hydrolase/transferase, whose translation is MRSFPLFTLFCLILSQAFNLTTLAQEAKRPNILFIIADDQAPFDLKAYDPSSALNTPNIDRLANEGMVIDRAYHMGAWVSGVCTPSRHMIMSGRTLWHAPNRPGKDDNPHWNNPEMVPPDLVKNTMAAVFNRAGYATMRTCKPGNSYEEANAQFSVRRDADKRGGTDESGSAWHGEQVLDYLNERETTNDKDPFLIYFGFSHPHDTRDGKPELLENYGATNHTDPDSLPEAHPKQPPLPLNYLPEHPFPFRLPGARDEERVSGVWFNRDERTIRNELGREFACSENIDIQIGRVLEKLEAMDELDTTFIFYTSDHGIAIGRHGLQGKQNLYEHSWRVPFIVKGPGIEAGSRAPGNVYLLDVLATMCDLAGIQAPDTNEGKSIKPVLLGEQQTIRDVLYGVFAAETRPGLRTVRKGDWKLIKYDVYDGGYQKTQLFNLVKNPDELLPEHHTPRMVATTGNQPKPYQTNLADNPAHADKLAEMESLLLLEMQKHDDPFRLWNQPPINQ